One Polaribacter sp. KT25b DNA segment encodes these proteins:
- a CDS encoding 16S rRNA (uracil(1498)-N(3))-methyltransferase: MQLFYNADITKNTTQLTFDKIESKHIVRVLRKKESDILHITNGLGFLFEAKITVASDKKCIAEIISVEEKPKPWQYYLHIAIAPTKLNDRMEWFLEKATEIGIDEITPIICNNSERRIVKLERFEKIIQSAMKQSLKFTLPQINKPVKFNDFINQDFEGTLCIAHCEDQEKNLLKSVVNPSEKTTILIGPEGDFSIQEITKALEKNWIPISLGESRLRTETAGLVAVQNVSFINQ; encoded by the coding sequence ATGCAACTTTTTTACAATGCTGATATTACTAAAAATACCACACAATTAACTTTTGATAAAATTGAAAGTAAACATATTGTGCGGGTTTTAAGAAAAAAAGAAAGTGACATTTTACATATTACAAATGGATTAGGTTTTTTGTTCGAAGCCAAAATTACAGTTGCAAGTGATAAAAAATGTATTGCAGAAATTATTTCTGTTGAAGAAAAACCAAAACCTTGGCAATACTATTTGCACATCGCAATTGCACCAACAAAGTTAAACGACAGAATGGAATGGTTTTTAGAAAAAGCCACAGAAATTGGTATTGATGAAATTACACCAATTATTTGCAATAATTCTGAAAGAAGAATTGTAAAACTTGAGCGATTTGAAAAAATAATTCAATCTGCTATGAAACAATCTTTGAAGTTTACGCTCCCCCAAATTAATAAACCTGTAAAATTTAATGATTTTATAAACCAAGATTTTGAGGGAACACTTTGTATTGCACATTGTGAAGATCAAGAGAAGAACTTATTAAAATCAGTTGTAAATCCATCAGAAAAAACAACTATTTTGATTGGTCCAGAAGGCGATTTTTCTATTCAAGAAATTACAAAAGCTTTAGAAAAAAATTGGATTCCAATTTCTTTAGGAGAAAGTAGATTAAGAACAGAAACTGCTGGTTTAGTTGCTGTACAAAACGTGTCTTTTATCAATCAATAA
- a CDS encoding glycoside hydrolase family 3 N-terminal domain-containing protein: MKKEFILIFLVSLVFNLSAQTVDPLRTKDFEAQEIWVDSIINNMTIDEKIGQLFMVQAYSNLDKKHEDFITEMITKYHVGNLIFMQGTPEKQAALNNKYQAVSKLPLMIGFDGEWGLDMRLQNTYRFPWNMTLGAIQDDSLIKEFGEHLGKHCKRLGIHINFAPVVDINTNPDNPIIGNRSFGESKENVTQKAIAFTQGMQKYGVMANAKHFPGHGDTATDSHHTLPVLNFDKARLDSIELYPYRKIFDAGIGSVMTAHLSIPSLEPNAALPTSLSKNVVTNLLKQELGFNGLIITDGLNMKGAANYATSAEIDLAAIQAGNDLLLIPQNVPATTDLIKKAIALKTLSLERLDFSVRKILKAKYWMGLNKYKPVVLENLQEDLNTVEDELLHRKLVKNSLTILKDSKQNIPFSNLEDKKIAYVNLGDDSGEYFLEMLKNYTKIDEISDKNLDALMLKLKPYSHVIVGFHKSNLHPWKSYKFTQKELVWLQEIAREKNVILDVFTSPYSLLQIKTFKNIRSVIVSYQNSKIAQELSAQLIFGAFEAKGKLPVSIGDEFKLGAGLQTYSLGRFEYTIPEEANLSSKKLALIDKFADTILKDKMAPGFQVLVARNGKVVFQKSYGHHTDEKSLKVKNSDVYDLASLTKILASLPLIMKAEEEDVIPLSASVKDILPSFKNSNKSAVSVMEILSHYGNLKAWIPFYKETQDSSTHKNLPIFYRNVKSTNYDVKVADHLFINKFYKDSIYKYIKDADQRTKKGYKYSDLGYYIFKEALETAYHKPLNKLVDEGFYKSLGADRMTYLPLEKFNKSEIIPTEIDDYYRNQLVHGYVHDMGAAMMGGVGGHAGLFANANDVAKIMQMYLQKGFYGGRRYLKEETVDKFNHRYYSDEKVRRGLGFDKPELDPKVKATCGCVSDESFGHSGFTGTYTWADPKSGIVYVFLSNRVYPHANNRGLIRSNIRTKIQQTIQDAILD; the protein is encoded by the coding sequence ATGAAAAAAGAGTTCATACTTATCTTTTTAGTAAGTCTTGTGTTTAATTTATCTGCTCAAACGGTAGATCCTTTAAGAACCAAAGATTTTGAAGCCCAAGAAATTTGGGTAGATTCTATTATAAATAATATGACGATTGACGAAAAAATTGGTCAGTTATTTATGGTGCAAGCGTATTCTAATTTAGATAAAAAACATGAAGATTTTATTACTGAAATGATTACAAAATATCATGTTGGTAATTTAATTTTTATGCAAGGAACTCCAGAAAAACAAGCAGCATTAAATAACAAATATCAAGCAGTTTCTAAGCTTCCTTTAATGATTGGTTTTGATGGCGAATGGGGTTTGGATATGCGTTTGCAAAATACATATCGTTTTCCTTGGAATATGACTTTAGGGGCAATTCAAGACGATTCTTTAATTAAAGAATTTGGAGAACATTTAGGAAAACATTGTAAACGATTGGGAATTCATATTAATTTTGCTCCTGTTGTAGATATTAATACAAATCCTGATAATCCTATTATTGGTAATCGTTCTTTTGGCGAAAGTAAAGAAAATGTAACGCAAAAAGCAATTGCTTTTACACAAGGAATGCAAAAATACGGCGTGATGGCAAATGCAAAACATTTTCCAGGTCATGGCGATACAGCTACGGATTCTCATCATACATTGCCAGTTTTAAATTTTGATAAAGCACGTTTAGATTCTATTGAATTATATCCTTATAGAAAGATTTTTGATGCAGGAATTGGGAGTGTAATGACGGCGCATTTAAGTATACCAAGTTTAGAACCGAACGCCGCTTTGCCAACTTCATTATCTAAAAATGTGGTTACAAATTTATTAAAACAAGAATTAGGTTTTAATGGTTTAATTATTACGGATGGCTTAAATATGAAAGGTGCTGCCAATTATGCAACTTCTGCAGAGATAGATTTAGCAGCAATTCAAGCAGGAAATGACTTATTGTTAATTCCGCAAAATGTGCCAGCAACAACAGACTTGATTAAAAAAGCGATTGCATTAAAAACATTGAGTTTAGAGCGATTAGATTTTTCTGTTCGTAAAATTTTAAAAGCTAAATATTGGATGGGTTTAAATAAGTATAAACCTGTAGTTTTAGAAAATTTACAAGAAGATTTAAATACAGTTGAAGATGAATTGTTACACAGAAAATTGGTAAAAAATTCATTGACTATTTTAAAAGATTCTAAACAGAATATTCCTTTTTCAAATTTAGAAGATAAGAAAATAGCGTATGTAAATTTAGGAGATGATTCTGGAGAATATTTTTTAGAAATGCTTAAAAATTACACAAAAATTGATGAAATTTCTGATAAAAACTTAGATGCTTTAATGCTAAAATTAAAACCTTATAGCCATGTAATTGTAGGTTTTCATAAATCTAATTTACATCCTTGGAAAAGTTATAAGTTTACTCAAAAAGAGTTGGTTTGGTTACAAGAAATTGCTAGAGAAAAGAATGTTATTTTAGATGTTTTTACAAGTCCGTATAGTTTATTACAAATTAAAACTTTTAAAAATATAAGAAGTGTAATCGTTTCTTATCAGAATAGTAAAATAGCACAAGAATTGTCTGCACAACTAATTTTTGGAGCATTTGAAGCAAAAGGAAAATTACCAGTTTCAATTGGTGATGAATTTAAATTAGGTGCTGGTTTACAAACGTATAGTTTGGGAAGGTTTGAATATACGATTCCTGAAGAGGCAAATTTATCATCAAAAAAATTAGCTTTGATAGACAAATTTGCAGATACTATTTTAAAAGATAAAATGGCGCCAGGATTTCAAGTTTTGGTAGCCAGAAATGGTAAAGTAGTTTTTCAAAAAAGCTACGGACATCATACTGATGAAAAATCATTAAAAGTCAAAAATTCTGATGTGTATGATTTAGCTTCATTAACCAAAATTTTAGCTTCTTTACCTTTAATTATGAAAGCAGAAGAAGAGGACGTAATTCCTCTATCAGCTAGCGTAAAAGATATTTTACCAAGTTTTAAAAACTCTAATAAATCGGCAGTTTCTGTAATGGAAATTCTTTCACATTATGGTAATTTAAAAGCTTGGATTCCTTTTTATAAAGAAACGCAAGACAGCTCAACACATAAAAATTTACCAATATTTTATAGAAATGTAAAATCTACAAATTACGACGTAAAAGTTGCAGATCATTTATTTATAAATAAGTTTTATAAAGATAGTATTTACAAGTATATTAAAGATGCAGATCAAAGAACTAAAAAAGGATATAAATATAGCGATCTTGGGTATTATATTTTTAAAGAAGCATTAGAAACTGCGTATCATAAACCTTTAAATAAATTGGTTGATGAAGGGTTTTACAAATCTTTAGGCGCAGATAGAATGACGTATTTACCTCTTGAAAAATTTAATAAATCAGAAATTATACCAACAGAAATAGACGATTATTACAGAAATCAATTAGTACATGGTTATGTGCACGATATGGGAGCTGCAATGATGGGTGGAGTTGGCGGTCATGCAGGTTTGTTTGCAAATGCAAATGATGTTGCAAAAATTATGCAAATGTATTTACAAAAAGGCTTTTATGGCGGCAGACGTTATTTAAAAGAAGAAACGGTTGATAAGTTTAATCATCGTTATTATTCTGATGAAAAAGTACGTAGAGGTTTAGGTTTTGATAAACCAGAATTAGATCCAAAAGTAAAAGCAACTTGTGGTTGTGTTTCCGATGAAAGTTTTGGGCATTCTGGTTTTACTGGTACGTATACTTGGGCAGATCCAAAAAGCGGAATTGTCTATGTTTTTCTGTCAAATAGAGTGTATCCACACGCAAATAATAGAGGTTTGATAAGAAGTAATATTCGTACAAAAATTCAGCAAACAATTCAAGATGCAATTTTAGATTAG
- a CDS encoding DUF4159 domain-containing protein — MKQFLFLLVFSIFLTTNAQDVAILKYNGGGDWYANPTAIPNLVAFANANIKTNISKNPQTVSAESEDIFSFPIVFMTGHGNVLFSDEEATNLKNYLISGGFLHISDNYGLDKYIRPELKKIFPALELQEIPSNHPIYNQTFKFPEGIPKIHEHDKKPAQGFGLFYEGRLLIFYDYETDLSDGWEDEIIHNNPKEVREKALKMGSNIIEYAFKN, encoded by the coding sequence ATGAAGCAGTTTTTATTCTTATTAGTATTTTCAATCTTTCTTACTACAAACGCTCAAGACGTTGCTATTTTAAAATACAATGGTGGTGGAGATTGGTATGCAAACCCAACTGCTATTCCTAATTTGGTTGCCTTTGCAAATGCGAATATAAAAACCAATATTTCTAAAAATCCACAAACAGTTAGTGCAGAAAGCGAAGATATTTTTAGCTTTCCAATTGTGTTTATGACAGGTCATGGAAATGTTTTATTTTCTGATGAAGAAGCTACAAACCTAAAAAATTATTTAATTTCTGGCGGATTTTTACATATTTCTGATAATTATGGTTTAGATAAATATATAAGACCTGAACTTAAAAAAATATTTCCAGCATTAGAATTACAAGAAATCCCAAGCAATCATCCTATTTATAATCAGACTTTTAAATTTCCAGAAGGAATACCCAAAATTCACGAACATGATAAAAAACCAGCACAAGGTTTTGGTTTATTTTATGAAGGTAGATTACTTATTTTTTATGATTATGAAACAGATTTAAGTGATGGTTGGGAAGATGAAATTATTCATAATAACCCTAAAGAAGTGCGAGAAAAAGCCTTAAAAATGGGCTCAAATATTATTGAATATGCTTTTAAAAATTAA
- a CDS encoding bile acid:sodium symporter family protein has protein sequence MQNEIDIDSIKINFDSSGLWVLNIAIAIIMFGVALGITIDDFKRLLKNPKILMVGVLSQFILLPAFTFLAILIIKPHPSFALGMMMIAACPGGNVSNFFSKMAGGNAALSVSLTAFATLICIFMTPFNLQFWGSLYEPTNEILKTVSLNPFDLFKLVSLILGIPLILGMLIKHYHAEMADKIEKVLKPLSMLVFIILIFVAFSQNLDVFMNHIHHVLFLVIFHNIFAFILGYFTAKSFGLNKQDCKTISMETGIQNGGLGLLLIFGFFGGLGGMALLAAFWGIWDVFSGMILATYWGRKAKL, from the coding sequence ATGCAAAACGAAATTGATATAGATTCCATAAAAATAAATTTTGATAGTAGCGGTTTATGGGTTTTAAATATTGCCATTGCAATTATAATGTTTGGTGTTGCTTTAGGTATTACTATTGATGATTTTAAACGATTATTAAAAAATCCTAAAATATTAATGGTTGGCGTTTTATCGCAATTTATTCTGTTGCCAGCTTTTACTTTTTTGGCAATTTTAATTATTAAACCTCACCCAAGTTTTGCTTTAGGAATGATGATGATTGCAGCTTGTCCTGGAGGAAATGTGTCTAACTTTTTTAGTAAAATGGCTGGAGGAAATGCAGCACTTTCTGTAAGTCTAACTGCTTTTGCAACGTTAATCTGTATTTTTATGACGCCTTTTAATTTACAGTTTTGGGGAAGTCTTTATGAACCAACAAACGAAATTTTAAAAACAGTTTCTTTAAATCCTTTTGATTTATTTAAACTGGTTTCTTTAATATTAGGAATTCCGTTAATTTTAGGAATGCTCATTAAACATTATCATGCTGAGATGGCAGATAAAATAGAAAAAGTTTTAAAACCATTATCAATGCTGGTTTTTATCATCTTAATTTTTGTTGCATTTTCACAAAATTTAGATGTTTTTATGAATCATATTCACCATGTTTTATTTTTAGTTATTTTTCATAATATTTTTGCATTTATTCTTGGTTATTTCACCGCTAAAAGCTTTGGACTAAATAAACAAGATTGCAAAACAATTTCTATGGAAACAGGAATACAAAATGGCGGTTTAGGTTTACTTTTAATCTTTGGTTTTTTTGGTGGTTTAGGCGGAATGGCTTTATTAGCTGCCTTTTGGGGAATTTGGGATGTGTTTTCTGGAATGATTTTGGCAACGTATTGGGGAAGAAAAGCGAAATTATAA
- a CDS encoding lysophospholipid acyltransferase family protein has translation MLQKIWYHFFRLLVKTGVFFYSKKIRVSGAKNIPKKGAVLFCANHPDGLLDPLMITTNCPRVSHYLVRAAAFNNPLIKKFLESLNLMPIYRIRDGISEVGKNKEIFENCFELFKKGETLLIYPEASHNRKRTIRPLSKGFTRIVFGALDKYPDLKITIIPVGLTYQNASFYPSKVAINYGKPIAVDEFYTINELNVSINSLKNEVSNQLKKLSVHITDDENYDSTLTQLNNLNVDFTNVDFVNKMIAKNSFTDKNKRRTNFLKPLYYIILLNSIFPVLIWKKIVKKIDEAEFIDTFRFAINLVLFPVFYGLQTWIIWLFFNWKIAISYLLISLLLILVYSKFSPTNTENEEYLTKLAKRLSPD, from the coding sequence ATGTTGCAAAAAATTTGGTATCACTTTTTTAGACTTTTAGTAAAAACAGGAGTATTTTTTTACAGCAAAAAAATACGAGTTTCTGGTGCTAAAAATATTCCTAAAAAAGGTGCCGTTTTGTTTTGTGCAAATCACCCAGATGGTTTACTTGACCCTTTAATGATTACCACAAATTGCCCAAGAGTAAGTCATTATTTAGTAAGAGCTGCTGCTTTTAACAATCCTCTTATCAAAAAGTTTTTAGAAAGTTTAAACCTAATGCCAATTTACAGAATTAGAGACGGCATTAGTGAAGTTGGAAAAAATAAAGAAATTTTTGAAAACTGTTTTGAGCTTTTTAAAAAAGGCGAAACTTTATTAATTTATCCTGAAGCTAGCCACAATAGAAAACGAACAATTAGACCTTTAAGCAAAGGATTTACAAGAATTGTTTTTGGCGCTTTAGATAAATATCCTGATTTAAAAATTACAATTATTCCTGTAGGATTAACGTATCAAAATGCTTCTTTTTATCCTTCGAAAGTGGCTATAAATTATGGAAAACCAATTGCTGTTGATGAATTCTATACTATAAATGAGCTCAATGTATCTATCAATAGTTTAAAAAATGAAGTTAGTAATCAGTTAAAAAAACTGAGTGTTCATATTACTGATGATGAAAATTACGATTCAACATTAACTCAACTTAACAATCTAAATGTAGATTTTACGAATGTTGATTTCGTAAACAAAATGATTGCTAAAAATAGTTTTACTGATAAAAATAAAAGACGAACAAACTTCCTAAAACCGCTATATTACATTATTCTTTTAAACAGTATTTTTCCTGTCTTGATTTGGAAAAAAATTGTTAAAAAAATTGATGAAGCTGAATTTATAGATACTTTTAGATTTGCTATAAACTTAGTTCTTTTCCCTGTTTTTTATGGTTTACAAACTTGGATTATTTGGTTGTTTTTCAATTGGAAAATTGCAATTTCTTATTTACTAATTTCTCTTTTATTAATTTTAGTGTATTCTAAGTTTTCGCCAACAAATACTGAAAATGAGGAGTATTTAACAAAGCTGGCAAAAAGACTTAGCCCAGATTGA